The nucleotide window GACCTAGAAGCAGGAAGTGTGGTAGAGGGCCGCGTGGTGCGGGTTACGGATTTTGGCGCTTTCGTGGAGCTCCCGGGGGGCGAGCAGGGCCTGGTGCACATCTCCCAGATCGCCCATGAGTTCGTGAAGAACGTGCGGGACTTTCTCAACGAGGGGGATATCGTCCAGGTGATGGTAAAGGGCCGGGATGCCAAGGGGCGGCTGGACCTTTCCATCAAGGACCTCACCCCCGCCCCAGAAGGAGCTCCAC belongs to Thermus albus and includes:
- a CDS encoding RNA-binding protein S1, which produces MDLEAGSVVEGRVVRVTDFGAFVELPGGEQGLVHISQIAHEFVKNVRDFLNEGDIVQVMVKGRDAKGRLDLSIKDLTPAPEGAPPPRPRRLPKQSPEFENKLKSFLRGTGGFGGKGGKKGGKRKR